Part of the Flavobacterium sp. KS-LB2 genome is shown below.
AATGAAACTACACCTCAAAGAACTTACTACAAAACAAGAAATGCTGGCGCAATATCCTGTCATGCAATATTTATATACAAATTTCAGTTTAGAGAAATACGATGCGTACCTCACGGATATGGTTCCACACAACTACAAGCAAATTGCCGTCTTTGAAAATGACGTTTGCGTAGGGTTATCTGGATTGTGGTCTGGAACTAAACTTTGGTCTGGAAAGTACTTAGAAATTGATAACTTTATCGTGCATCCAGAGCACCGTAAAAAAGGAATTGGGAAAATGATGACGGATTACGTCGATGCCAAAGCAAAAGAACTCGGTTGTACCATGATTGTTTTAGATGCTTTTACGGGAAATTTTAATGCACATCGTTTTTATTACAACCAAGGTTATGTACCAAAAGGATTTCACTTTCTCAAGATTTTAAATGAAGAAGGATTAAGTTAAAAAGAAAAATATGAAAGGATTTAAAACAATTTTTTCCTTATTTATAATGGCAATCAGCCTTACTTTTTGTGCTATGAAACAAGAATTTCAAACGGAATTTCCTCAAGAAATAAAATCAGTTTTTTACCAGAAAGAGAAAAACAGTGCCAAAAGTAGCGGAGTATATTTTTATATTGAATTAGAAAAACCGTTAGCGAAAACCGTCAAGTTAGAGAAAGTCTATTTTCACAATCAGGAAGCGTTTCTAAAAGGAATTACCTCAAAAGATTTTACAGCTTATTTCAGCTCAAGTATTGCCCAGCAGGATTTGATATTGCACAAAGATCCTTCAAAAGAATATGGAAATAAAGCGCCAGTCATTCAAAAAACTAAATTTCATTTGAAACCCAACGAAGCAGTTTTGGAATACAAGAAAGATCATAAAACCCAGTTTTTTAAAATATCAAATCTCATAGAAAAGCCATTAAGATAATTTTGGTGAAAAGGAGTTTATTTTTAGTGAATTGTTTGGCATTAAAACAAATATTCACTTCAGATGATTAAACCAAAGAATTCGTTATTTTTGTTTTTATAAATAGTAATAGACACATCATTTTGGGATTATATAAAAATCTTTTTAAACAGACTGCCATTTATGGATTGGCTACGGTTATACCAAGAATGTTCAGTTTTATACTGGTTCCATTATACACAGATTTGCTTCCTAAAGCAGAATACGGAAAAGTTTCTATCATTTTTGCTTGGATGATTTTCTTTAATGTCATTCTTGCGTATGGATTTGAGACTGCTTTCTTTAGATTTTACAATAAAGAAACCGATAAGAAATCGGTTGTGGAAACAACATCCGTTTCGCTCTTTTGGACTTCTATTTCGTTTTTATTTATAGCCTTATTATTTAGAAATAAATTAGCAATTTGGTCCGGAATTGATGTTCAATATATTACGTACACCATCTGGATTTTAGTTCTGGATGCGCTAGTGATTGTTCCTTTTTCTAAATTAAGAGTCAATCAGCAACCTATAAAATATGCTCTAATTAAAATAGGAAATGTGGCTATTAATCTGCTTTTAAACCTTTTCTTTTTGATTTATTTGCCAAGCATCGAACAGTCAAATCCCGATAGTTTTTTATGTTCTTTTTACTTAGAAGATTTTCAAATAGGTTATATTTTTGTATCGAATATCGTTGCGAGTTTAGTTACTTTTCTCCTACTTTCTCCTAACTACCTTTTGCTAAAATGGCATTTTGATTACACCCTTTGGAAGCGAATGATGCAGTATGGCTTGCCTATTATGGTTGCCGGAATCGCATTTGCCATCAACGAGCAATTCGATAAAATTTTATTAGGAAAGCTACTTCCAGCAAACATCGCTGCTGCCGAGGTGGGTGTTTATTCTGCATGTTACAAACTCGGTTTGTTTATGGTTTTGTATCGCACGGCTTACACCTTAGGAATTGAACCCTTCTTTTT
Proteins encoded:
- a CDS encoding lipopolysaccharide biosynthesis protein gives rise to the protein MGLYKNLFKQTAIYGLATVIPRMFSFILVPLYTDLLPKAEYGKVSIIFAWMIFFNVILAYGFETAFFRFYNKETDKKSVVETTSVSLFWTSISFLFIALLFRNKLAIWSGIDVQYITYTIWILVLDALVIVPFSKLRVNQQPIKYALIKIGNVAINLLLNLFFLIYLPSIEQSNPDSFLCSFYLEDFQIGYIFVSNIVASLVTFLLLSPNYLLLKWHFDYTLWKRMMQYGLPIMVAGIAFAINEQFDKILLGKLLPANIAAAEVGVYSACYKLGLFMVLYRTAYTLGIEPFFFSHADKQDAPQTYATITKYFVIFGSFILLSVIVFADVLKVIMIQDESYWEAMKVVPLIILANFFLGIYTNLSVWYKLIDKTHIGAYISIVGAIITLALNYLLIPTMSYYGSAIATIAAYGSMMFISYYFGNKYYPIPYDTNKIAIYLLLSIGFSAISFYGFRENYFVGIPLLLAFLYFIYHNEKELLTKILKRKPN
- a CDS encoding GNAT family N-acetyltransferase produces the protein MKLHLKELTTKQEMLAQYPVMQYLYTNFSLEKYDAYLTDMVPHNYKQIAVFENDVCVGLSGLWSGTKLWSGKYLEIDNFIVHPEHRKKGIGKMMTDYVDAKAKELGCTMIVLDAFTGNFNAHRFYYNQGYVPKGFHFLKILNEEGLS